The segment CGGGAAACCTGCTGGACTACAGCATCCTTGAACGGTTGCAGAACCTCGCTGTCGTAGTCATCCGGAAGACCGCCCTGTTTCTTGGCGAGACCAGCTTCTTCAACGGAAAGACCATAGCGACGCTGGATCTCCTCGGTCAGTTGACGACCACCGAAGAGCTGTTCGCGGGTATAGATGGTGCGGCCGTTGTGCAGCACGCTGAGGGTCGTCATGGTGGCGCCAATGTCGACGACTGCGACGGTCAGCTCGTCATGAGCATCGCCCAGCTGTGCCGAAAGCAGCGAATAGGCGCGCTCCAGCGCGTAGGCCTCGACGTCGACCACCTTGGCGGAAAGTCCGGCCAGGGCGAGCGCGGCCTCGCGCACCTCGACGTTCTCCTTTCGGCAGGCTGCGAGCAGCACATCGACCCGCTCCGGGTTGCGTGCCGAGGCACCTTGCACCTCGAAGTCGATGGCGACTTCTTCCAGCGGATAGGGAATGTACTGGTCGGCCTCGATCTTCAGCTGGTTCTCCAGATCGTCTTCGGAGAGCCCGGCTTCCATTTCGATGGTCTTGGTGATCACGGCCGAACCGGCCACAGCCACTGCCGCGGCCTTGACGCCGGTACGCGCCTTGCTGATTACTCGGGAAAGTGCCTGCCCGACGCCCTCCAGCTCCGCGATGTTCTTTTCGACAACCGCGTTTGGTGGGAGCGGCTCGACGGCATAGGACTCCACTTTGAAGCGGCTTCCCGAGCGACTCAATTCAAGGAGCTTGACTGAGGTCGAGCTGATGTCGATCCCCAACAGCGAATTCGCTTTCTTATTGAAGAGCCCTAGCACGACCGATTTCCTATCAGCGTCCGAGACTTACGGACGATTTATGTTTTTCCACATTAAATAGCAGTCTTGACAG is part of the Pseudomonas lalkuanensis genome and harbors:
- a CDS encoding pilus assembly protein PilM, producing the protein MLGLFNKKANSLLGIDISSTSVKLLELSRSGSRFKVESYAVEPLPPNAVVEKNIAELEGVGQALSRVISKARTGVKAAAVAVAGSAVITKTIEMEAGLSEDDLENQLKIEADQYIPYPLEEVAIDFEVQGASARNPERVDVLLAACRKENVEVREAALALAGLSAKVVDVEAYALERAYSLLSAQLGDAHDELTVAVVDIGATMTTLSVLHNGRTIYTREQLFGGRQLTEEIQRRYGLSVEEAGLAKKQGGLPDDYDSEVLQPFKDAVVQQVSRSLQFFFAAGQFNDVDYILLAGGTASIPDLDRLIQQKIGTPTLVANPFADMALSSKVNAGALASDAPALMIACGLAMRSFD